One genomic window of Campylobacter curvus includes the following:
- the ileS gene encoding isoleucine--tRNA ligase, translating into MDYKDTLLLPATDFPMRGDLPKNEPIRLKSWYEERKIYEKMKSKRAGAAKNFAIHDGPPYANGHLHIGHALNKILKDIITKTHYFFGENVRYVPGWDCHGLPIEQQVEVKLGDKKKELSKTQIRELCRAHAREFIDIQREEFKALGIIGDFENPYMTMKFEFEADIYRSLCEIAKKGLLIERSKPVYWSWAAKSALAEAEVEYEDKEDYSIYVAFELDSDALAKLGVKRAKAVIWTTTPWTLPANQAISLKPDEIYVLTSENLIFAKPLLESLVNLGLTKGEILKEFVSNELENTHAINPLNDRKSRFLLGDHVLMDGGTGLVHTAPGHGEDDYYICLRYGFKEILMPVDDGGLYDETLKAHSLLRADVVDSFVGMHIFKANEKIIELLGENLLHVSKFTHSYPFCWRTHKPVIYRATKQWFIAMDEPKLGGKTLREVARGELENVKFYPSVGIKRIGSMIENRPDWCISRQRDWGVPIAFFRRKDTKEPIFEPKILEHIAKIFEQKGADAWWDMSVEELLAPNSGFEAKNLEKVMDILDVWFDSGSTWHAVLNSKNYDAGSYPADMYLEGSDQHRGWFQSSLLVSTAIKSHAPYKNILTHGFTVDENGQKMSKSKGNVVAPQDVAKSYGVEILRLWVGLSDYSSDLKISENILKQVSEQYRKIRNTIRFLLANVNDLEMIGTDFGFLDQWILGRAKRVFDEASKCFRAYDFSKGFNLLLNFLSADLSGIYLDICKDRLYCDAKDAPRRRSAQSAMAIITKSLLPLIAPTLTYTVDEVMDYAPMIIKGDAKDAFDLVYEPINFDFDVEDELLFASREKFFELIDALKKDKKIKSTLELVLETTSGKILDYDSVERADIYMVSDVHRYSGNEGLGEFEIDGEKFKIVLSDASKCPRCWKFNAIIDGSTCERCSEVLNSVC; encoded by the coding sequence ATGGACTACAAAGATACACTTTTACTCCCCGCGACAGATTTTCCTATGAGGGGCGACCTACCCAAAAACGAGCCGATAAGACTAAAATCATGGTACGAAGAACGTAAAATTTATGAAAAAATGAAAAGCAAACGAGCTGGAGCGGCTAAAAATTTCGCTATCCACGACGGACCGCCGTATGCGAACGGACACCTGCATATAGGCCATGCGCTAAATAAAATTTTAAAAGATATCATCACAAAAACGCACTATTTTTTCGGCGAGAATGTCCGCTACGTGCCGGGCTGGGACTGTCACGGCCTGCCTATCGAGCAGCAAGTCGAGGTCAAACTGGGCGATAAGAAAAAAGAGCTTTCAAAGACGCAAATAAGGGAGCTTTGCAGAGCTCATGCACGCGAATTCATCGACATCCAGCGCGAGGAGTTTAAGGCTCTTGGCATCATCGGCGACTTTGAAAATCCTTATATGACTATGAAATTCGAGTTTGAGGCCGACATCTACCGCTCGCTTTGCGAGATCGCCAAAAAGGGTCTTTTGATCGAGCGCAGTAAGCCGGTGTATTGGAGCTGGGCTGCCAAATCGGCTCTTGCCGAGGCCGAGGTCGAATACGAGGATAAGGAGGATTATTCGATCTATGTGGCGTTTGAGCTTGATAGCGACGCACTGGCAAAGCTTGGCGTCAAACGGGCCAAAGCCGTCATCTGGACCACAACGCCTTGGACCTTGCCGGCAAATCAAGCCATCAGCCTAAAGCCGGATGAAATTTACGTTTTGACAAGCGAAAATTTGATCTTTGCAAAGCCGTTACTAGAAAGCCTCGTGAATTTAGGCCTCACAAAGGGCGAAATTTTAAAAGAGTTCGTTTCAAACGAGCTTGAAAATACTCACGCGATCAACCCTCTAAACGATAGAAAATCGCGATTTTTACTAGGCGATCACGTGCTGATGGACGGCGGAACGGGGCTGGTACATACGGCTCCTGGTCACGGCGAGGACGACTATTATATTTGCCTAAGATACGGCTTTAAAGAGATATTGATGCCGGTTGATGACGGCGGGCTTTATGACGAGACGCTGAAGGCGCACTCGCTTTTAAGGGCCGATGTCGTAGATAGCTTTGTGGGTATGCATATTTTCAAGGCTAACGAGAAGATAATCGAGCTTTTGGGCGAAAATTTGCTCCATGTCTCGAAATTTACGCACTCGTATCCGTTTTGCTGGAGGACGCATAAGCCAGTCATCTACCGCGCGACAAAGCAGTGGTTCATAGCTATGGACGAGCCTAAGCTTGGCGGCAAAACGCTTCGCGAAGTAGCCCGCGGCGAGCTTGAAAACGTGAAATTTTACCCGTCTGTGGGTATAAAACGCATAGGTTCGATGATAGAAAACCGCCCGGACTGGTGTATATCTCGCCAGCGCGACTGGGGCGTACCGATAGCCTTTTTTAGGCGCAAGGACACCAAAGAGCCGATATTTGAGCCTAAAATTTTGGAACATATAGCTAAAATTTTCGAGCAAAAAGGGGCTGATGCTTGGTGGGATATGAGCGTAGAGGAGCTGCTCGCACCAAATTCTGGCTTTGAAGCTAAAAATTTAGAAAAAGTCATGGATATCCTGGACGTTTGGTTTGACTCGGGCTCGACCTGGCATGCCGTGCTAAATAGCAAAAACTATGACGCGGGAAGCTACCCGGCAGATATGTATTTGGAGGGCTCGGATCAGCACAGGGGCTGGTTTCAAAGCTCGCTTTTGGTGAGCACCGCGATAAAATCTCACGCACCATATAAAAATATCCTCACTCACGGCTTTACGGTCGATGAGAACGGACAAAAGATGAGTAAGAGCAAAGGAAACGTCGTAGCCCCACAAGATGTGGCTAAGAGCTACGGTGTCGAAATTTTGCGCCTTTGGGTCGGACTGAGCGATTATTCAAGCGATCTAAAGATCAGCGAAAACATCCTCAAACAAGTAAGCGAGCAATACCGAAAGATCAGGAATACTATAAGATTTTTACTCGCAAATGTAAACGATCTTGAGATGATCGGCACCGATTTTGGCTTTTTAGATCAGTGGATACTAGGCCGTGCAAAGCGTGTGTTTGACGAGGCTAGCAAGTGTTTTAGAGCTTATGACTTTTCAAAAGGCTTTAACCTACTTTTAAATTTCCTCTCGGCCGATCTAAGCGGGATTTACCTTGATATCTGCAAAGATAGGCTCTACTGCGACGCGAAAGATGCTCCTAGACGCAGGTCTGCACAAAGTGCGATGGCGATCATCACAAAAAGCCTCTTGCCATTGATCGCTCCGACGCTCACATACACGGTCGATGAGGTGATGGACTACGCCCCTATGATCATAAAAGGCGACGCGAAGGACGCGTTCGATCTTGTCTATGAGCCGATAAATTTCGACTTTGACGTCGAAGACGAGCTGCTTTTTGCCAGCCGCGAGAAGTTTTTCGAGCTCATCGACGCCCTTAAAAAGGACAAAAAGATAAAATCAACGCTCGAGCTGGTCCTCGAGACAACATCCGGTAAAATTTTAGACTACGATAGTGTAGAGAGAGCCGATATATACATGGTCAGCGACGTTCATAGATACAGTGGGAACGAGGGGCTAGGCGAGTTCGAGATAGATGGTGAGAAATTTAAGATCGTTTTGAGTGACGCCAGCAAATGCCCAAGATGCTGGAAATTTAACGCCATAATCGACGGCTCTACCTGCGAGAGATGCAGCGAGGTGCTAAATAGTGTTTGCTGA
- the gatA gene encoding Asp-tRNA(Asn)/Glu-tRNA(Gln) amidotransferase subunit GatA translates to MITLKEALKLSNEEIKDLRAQLEARIIKERELGAYVEQLTGLPLSKLGEGVPIAIKDNIQVKGWSVTSGSKILQGYIAPYNATAIEKLLARNLAAFGRTNMDEFAMGSTTESSFYGHTLNPLNHAHVPGGSSGGSAAAVAGGIAIAALGSDTGGSIRQPAAFCGCVGFKPTYGRVSRYGLAAYSSSLDQIGPIAQNVEDAAILYDIIAGHDEKDSTSADVALSSVADKINGERKLNICVIENYVNNASEDTKKALNSAIEKLKNFGHKIVYKNLEDSKYDVAAYYIIATAEASANLSRYDGVRYGRRAEAKNLKELYVNSRSEGFGEEVKRRILLGTFVLSSGYYDAYYIKAQKARAHIKAQYEKILDEADLIFMPVSPTTAPKFSSMSDPLQAYLSDIYTISVNLAGLPAISVPIAKDGQNLNISAQLIAKAWDEQTLIDGAKSLENLIKG, encoded by the coding sequence GTGATAACTCTAAAAGAGGCGTTGAAGCTTTCAAACGAAGAGATAAAAGACTTAAGAGCCCAGCTGGAAGCTAGGATCATCAAAGAGCGCGAGCTCGGCGCTTATGTCGAGCAACTGACGGGTCTGCCGCTCTCAAAGCTAGGCGAGGGCGTGCCTATCGCGATAAAGGACAACATCCAGGTCAAAGGCTGGAGCGTGACTAGCGGATCTAAAATTTTACAAGGCTACATAGCCCCTTATAACGCGACCGCGATAGAAAAGCTTTTAGCACGAAATTTAGCCGCCTTTGGCCGCACGAATATGGACGAATTCGCGATGGGGAGCACGACCGAGAGCTCGTTTTACGGACATACGCTAAATCCTCTAAACCACGCGCACGTGCCCGGTGGTAGCTCGGGCGGCTCGGCGGCTGCGGTGGCCGGTGGCATCGCCATAGCCGCACTTGGGAGCGATACGGGCGGCTCGATACGTCAGCCGGCGGCATTTTGCGGCTGCGTAGGGTTTAAGCCGACATACGGACGTGTCAGCAGATATGGGCTGGCGGCGTATTCAAGCAGTCTCGATCAGATCGGACCTATCGCTCAAAACGTCGAAGACGCCGCGATCCTTTACGACATCATCGCCGGCCACGACGAAAAGGACAGCACTAGCGCGGACGTAGCCCTTAGTAGCGTTGCCGACAAGATAAATGGCGAACGCAAACTAAACATCTGCGTCATCGAAAACTACGTGAATAACGCGAGCGAGGATACGAAAAAGGCCCTAAATTCAGCCATTGAGAAGCTTAAAAATTTCGGACACAAGATCGTTTATAAAAATTTAGAGGACTCAAAATACGACGTTGCAGCGTATTACATCATCGCAACGGCCGAAGCCAGCGCGAATCTAAGCCGCTACGACGGTGTCAGATACGGACGCAGAGCGGAGGCTAAAAATTTAAAAGAGCTATATGTGAATTCGCGCTCCGAGGGCTTTGGCGAAGAGGTCAAAAGACGGATCTTACTCGGCACTTTCGTGCTTAGTAGCGGGTATTACGATGCTTACTACATCAAGGCTCAAAAGGCCAGAGCGCACATAAAGGCGCAGTATGAGAAAATTTTAGACGAAGCCGATCTCATCTTTATGCCGGTCAGCCCGACTACCGCGCCGAAATTTAGCTCGATGAGCGATCCGCTTCAAGCATATCTTAGCGATATTTACACGATCAGCGTAAATTTAGCGGGACTTCCTGCTATCTCGGTGCCGATCGCAAAAGACGGGCAAAATTTAAACATCAGCGCACAGCTAATCGCTAAGGCGTGGGACGAGCAGACATTGATCGATGGTGCTAAAAGCTTGGAAAATTTGATAAAAGGATGA
- the guaB gene encoding IMP dehydrogenase gives MKIVKRALTFEDVLLMPQYSEILPKQVDIKTKFSKNVELNIPIVSAAMDTVTEHRAAIMMARLGGIGVIHKNMDIESQAKEVRRVKKSESGVIIDPIFIKPEASVGEALSLMSDLHISGVPVVDEEHKLIGILTNRDLRFETDKSVLVKDRMTKAPLITAPKGCTLDDAEKIFSQNRVEKLPIVDENGKLDGLITIKDLKKRKEYPNANKDSYGRLRVAAAVGVGQLDRVKALVEAGADVIVMDSAHGHSKGIIDTLKEIKSKFNIDVVVGNIANPAAVKDLADAGADGIKVGIGPGSICTTRIVAGVGVPQISAIDDCSSEAAKFGIPVTADGGLKYSGDIAKALAAGASCVMAGSLLAGCEESPGEVITFQGRQYKVYRGMGSIGAMTRGSSDRYFQEGTAQDKLVPEGIEGRVPYVGSIKDVIHQLTGGLRSAMGYVGAKDIKALQERAEFVEITSAGLKESHVHDVVITHEAPNYKVN, from the coding sequence ATGAAGATAGTTAAAAGAGCTCTTACTTTTGAAGACGTGTTGCTTATGCCTCAATACTCCGAAATTTTGCCAAAGCAAGTCGATATAAAGACGAAATTTAGCAAGAACGTAGAGCTGAATATCCCGATCGTCTCGGCCGCGATGGACACCGTTACCGAGCATAGGGCCGCTATCATGATGGCTCGTCTTGGCGGTATCGGCGTCATCCATAAAAATATGGACATCGAGTCGCAGGCAAAAGAGGTCAGACGCGTGAAAAAGAGCGAAAGCGGCGTCATAATAGACCCTATCTTTATCAAGCCAGAAGCCAGCGTCGGCGAGGCCTTGAGCCTGATGTCAGACCTGCATATTTCAGGCGTTCCTGTAGTCGATGAGGAGCACAAGCTCATAGGGATTTTGACAAACCGCGACCTACGCTTTGAGACCGATAAGAGCGTGCTTGTAAAAGATCGTATGACGAAAGCTCCGCTGATCACCGCACCAAAAGGCTGCACGCTTGACGATGCGGAGAAAATTTTCAGTCAAAATCGCGTCGAAAAGCTGCCGATCGTCGATGAGAACGGCAAGCTTGACGGACTCATCACTATAAAAGATCTAAAAAAACGTAAAGAGTATCCAAACGCGAATAAAGACAGCTACGGCAGGCTACGCGTGGCTGCGGCCGTGGGCGTAGGTCAGCTTGACCGCGTCAAAGCGCTCGTAGAAGCGGGTGCGGACGTCATAGTCATGGACTCTGCACACGGACATTCAAAGGGCATAATCGACACCCTAAAAGAGATAAAATCAAAATTTAACATCGATGTCGTGGTGGGGAACATCGCAAATCCGGCTGCCGTAAAAGACCTGGCTGACGCCGGAGCCGACGGCATAAAGGTAGGCATAGGGCCGGGCTCTATCTGCACTACTCGTATCGTAGCGGGCGTGGGCGTGCCTCAGATCTCGGCGATCGATGACTGCTCGAGCGAAGCGGCTAAATTTGGCATACCGGTGACTGCTGACGGCGGACTAAAATACTCGGGCGATATCGCTAAAGCCCTAGCTGCTGGCGCTAGCTGCGTGATGGCGGGAAGCTTGCTGGCCGGCTGCGAAGAAAGCCCTGGCGAGGTCATCACCTTTCAAGGACGCCAGTACAAGGTGTATCGCGGCATGGGCTCTATCGGTGCGATGACACGCGGTAGCTCGGATCGCTATTTTCAGGAGGGTACGGCACAAGACAAGCTCGTTCCTGAAGGTATCGAAGGACGAGTGCCTTATGTAGGCAGCATAAAAGATGTCATACATCAGCTAACGGGCGGTCTTAGAAGCGCGATGGGATATGTCGGAGCAAAAGACATAAAAGCGCTTCAAGAAAGAGCTGAATTCGTAGAGATAACAAGCGCCGGACTAAAAGAGAGCCATGTCCATGATGTAGTCATCACGCACGAGGCACCAAACTATAAAGTCAATTAG
- the metX gene encoding homoserine O-acetyltransferase MetX: MLNLKTQKCKFDEPLYLESGRILLEYELVYETYGTLNAKKDNVIVVCHALTGSHHAAGIYQNDSKAGWWDGLIGSGKGIDTDKYFVICVSILGSCYGSTSPLSIDKSSGKQYRLKFPVLTISDVVKAQMRLFKQLGINKARALIGGSLGGMQALCFAIEFAEFAERVIMLASTYQTQAWAIAFNKIGIEAILKDPQFKNGQYDENDIKQNGLNGLAYGRMAGHISFLSPKSMDVKFGRNFVQTDGLYELLGRFEVDRYMEYNGYNFPKRFDPLSYLYIVKMMNIFDCTRHYDSLKDALAPIKARLSLISFKGDLLFPPSCMREIYDTFCDMGRKEQAEYIEIDSDYGHDAFLVEIEKFEMYVKRAIEREIKE, from the coding sequence GTGCTGAATTTAAAGACCCAAAAATGTAAATTTGACGAACCGCTCTATCTCGAGAGCGGTCGTATACTCCTAGAATACGAGCTCGTTTACGAGACCTACGGCACGCTAAATGCCAAAAAAGACAACGTCATCGTGGTCTGTCACGCACTTACCGGCTCGCATCATGCAGCCGGGATATATCAAAACGATAGCAAAGCCGGCTGGTGGGACGGCCTCATCGGTAGCGGCAAAGGCATAGATACCGACAAATACTTCGTCATCTGCGTAAGCATTTTAGGCTCATGCTACGGCTCTACTTCGCCACTTAGCATCGATAAAAGCAGCGGTAAGCAGTATCGCTTGAAATTTCCCGTGCTTACGATAAGTGACGTCGTAAAGGCGCAAATGAGGCTGTTTAAGCAGCTTGGCATAAACAAGGCCAGAGCGCTCATCGGAGGCAGTCTGGGCGGCATGCAAGCACTTTGCTTCGCGATAGAATTCGCCGAGTTTGCCGAGCGCGTGATAATGCTTGCTAGCACCTATCAAACGCAGGCCTGGGCGATAGCGTTTAATAAAATAGGCATCGAGGCGATCTTAAAAGATCCGCAGTTTAAAAACGGGCAATACGACGAAAACGATATAAAACAAAACGGCTTGAACGGGCTAGCCTATGGGCGCATGGCGGGGCATATCAGCTTTTTGAGCCCAAAGAGCATGGACGTGAAATTCGGGCGAAATTTCGTCCAGACAGACGGACTTTACGAGCTTTTAGGGCGTTTTGAGGTGGATAGATATATGGAGTATAACGGATACAACTTCCCAAAGCGCTTCGATCCGCTAAGCTACCTATATATCGTAAAAATGATGAATATCTTTGACTGCACGAGGCATTATGACAGCCTAAAAGACGCGCTCGCACCGATCAAAGCCAGACTAAGCCTAATAAGCTTCAAAGGCGATCTGCTCTTTCCGCCAAGCTGTATGCGTGAAATTTACGATACGTTTTGCGATATGGGACGCAAAGAGCAGGCCGAATACATCGAGATCGACAGCGATTACGGGCACGACGCGTTTTTAGTCGAGATAGAAAAATTTGAAATGTATGTCAAAAGGGCGATCGAGCGCGAGATAAAGGAGTGA
- the xseB gene encoding exodeoxyribonuclease VII small subunit, with protein MQEDNVQNFEDKLKMADKILEDLGKEELNLEQSLKLFKEGRELLKEARAILEKAELSIEEAGDE; from the coding sequence ATGCAAGAAGACAACGTACAAAATTTTGAAGATAAGCTGAAAATGGCGGATAAAATTTTAGAAGATCTTGGCAAAGAGGAGCTAAATTTAGAGCAAAGTCTAAAGCTTTTCAAGGAAGGCAGAGAGCTTTTAAAGGAGGCTAGAGCGATCCTGGAAAAGGCCGAGCTTAGCATCGAGGAGGCGGGCGATGAGTAA
- a CDS encoding carbon-nitrogen hydrolase family protein gives MSKICALQLPTLPLSDARIDYYLKICADEGAKLMVLGEYVLNSFFKELLTMPKSLIKEQSERKKASLSNLAKKYDLTIVAPIVNLRGGELFKSLAKFSPNQTKIYDQQVLMPYAHWNEMKFFANDAGGSLNLPVFMHEKIRVGVMFGFEAHFDACWAYMMSKKVDVVLVPSACTFFSQARWEELLKTRAFTNNVYVLRVNRVGKHHSNDEQWDFYGDSMLIDPFGEVKTRLGKNEEMMIADVDKKRISAANSLWEFRKIAAKIGENL, from the coding sequence ATGAGTAAAATTTGCGCGCTTCAGCTACCGACCTTGCCGCTTAGCGATGCGAGGATCGATTATTATCTTAAAATTTGCGCCGATGAGGGCGCAAAGCTCATGGTACTTGGCGAATACGTGCTAAACAGCTTCTTTAAAGAGCTTCTTACGATGCCAAAGAGCCTCATAAAAGAGCAAAGCGAGCGCAAAAAGGCCTCTTTGTCAAATTTAGCCAAAAAATACGATCTCACTATCGTAGCTCCCATCGTAAATTTGCGTGGCGGCGAGCTTTTTAAAAGCTTGGCGAAATTTAGCCCCAATCAGACTAAAATTTACGATCAGCAGGTATTGATGCCTTACGCGCACTGGAACGAGATGAAATTTTTCGCCAACGACGCCGGTGGCTCGCTAAATTTACCCGTTTTCATGCACGAAAAGATCAGAGTCGGCGTGATGTTTGGCTTTGAGGCGCATTTTGACGCGTGCTGGGCGTATATGATGTCTAAAAAGGTGGACGTCGTGCTGGTGCCGTCTGCATGCACGTTTTTTAGCCAGGCGCGCTGGGAGGAGCTTTTAAAGACTAGAGCCTTTACGAACAATGTCTATGTCCTGCGCGTGAACCGCGTCGGCAAGCATCACTCAAACGACGAGCAGTGGGACTTTTACGGCGATTCGATGCTGATCGATCCCTTTGGCGAGGTCAAGACAAGGCTTGGCAAAAATGAGGAGATGATGATCGCAGACGTCGATAAAAAGCGCATAAGCGCGGCGAACTCACTTTGGGAATTTAGAAAAATAGCCGCCAAGATCGGTGAAAATTTATGA
- a CDS encoding DNA-3-methyladenine glycosylase I: MKMRCEWCEKDDLYRAYHDNEWGEVVKDDRVLFEHIVLESMQAGISWHVVLKKREAMRAAFDGFDANIIKDYGDAEIKRFLADERLIRNRLKLSSLSHNARAFLAVQKEFGSFYAYIWSFTDGKRIVNSWSDIKQVPATTPLSDKVAKDMKKRGFKFLGSTSVYAFLQAIGVVDDHLDYCFKKGKDEKRGNF, encoded by the coding sequence ATGAAAATGCGTTGCGAGTGGTGCGAGAAAGACGATCTTTACAGAGCCTATCACGACAACGAGTGGGGCGAAGTAGTAAAAGACGACAGGGTCTTGTTCGAGCATATCGTGCTTGAGAGCATGCAAGCTGGCATCAGCTGGCATGTGGTGCTAAAAAAGCGCGAGGCGATGAGAGCGGCGTTTGACGGATTTGACGCAAATATCATCAAGGATTACGGCGATGCGGAAATAAAGCGCTTCTTAGCCGACGAACGACTCATAAGAAATCGCTTGAAGCTTAGCTCGCTTAGCCATAATGCAAGGGCGTTTTTAGCAGTGCAAAAAGAGTTTGGCAGCTTTTACGCCTACATCTGGAGCTTTACAGACGGCAAAAGGATCGTGAATTCTTGGAGCGATATAAAGCAAGTCCCGGCCACGACACCGTTATCTGACAAGGTGGCGAAGGATATGAAAAAACGCGGGTTTAAATTTCTTGGTAGCACCAGTGTTTATGCGTTTTTACAGGCTATTGGCGTAGTGGACGATCATCTGGATTATTGTTTTAAAAAGGGAAAAGATGAAAAAAGAGGAAATTTCTAG
- a CDS encoding MmcQ/YjbR family DNA-binding protein, translating into MKKEEISSYISDKFGVKAQRVFDKYPEFAVFRHTKNLKWFALLMNVEAKKLGFDASGELEILNVKCSPDLAMLLRDDERILQAYHMNKKHWISVNLSSGIDKKQVFDLIDTSFELTSDKRAKKSQKSK; encoded by the coding sequence ATGAAAAAAGAGGAAATTTCTAGCTACATCAGCGATAAATTTGGCGTTAAGGCTCAAAGAGTGTTTGACAAATATCCTGAATTTGCCGTATTTCGCCACACTAAAAATTTAAAGTGGTTCGCGCTACTTATGAACGTGGAGGCTAAAAAGCTGGGCTTTGATGCAAGCGGTGAGCTTGAAATTTTAAATGTGAAATGTAGTCCCGATCTAGCGATGCTTTTAAGAGATGACGAGCGGATCTTGCAAGCTTATCATATGAACAAAAAGCACTGGATAAGCGTAAATTTAAGTAGCGGCATCGACAAGAAGCAGGTCTTTGATCTGATCGATACGAGCTTTGAGCTAACTAGCGACAAACGGGCAAAAAAGAGTCAAAAATCCAAGTAA
- the murC gene encoding UDP-N-acetylmuramate--L-alanine ligase: MKKVHFIGIGGIGISAIARFLFEKGHKISGSDIKESKITQELKEQGMDVITPHCKEAIKDQDFVVYSAAIKDDNVELVEARKKGIKCFSRKEILPYVLEDKRVFAVAGAHGKSTTSAMLSSLIEGSVIIGAISKQFGSNMRYAQSDNVVFEADESDSSFLNSNPYLAVVTNAEPEHMEHYDYDLAKFYAAYKGFLERAKVRVINAEDEFLSTLKLDAIRLFPSSDITELAMVVRDYQPYTSFNLKNLGKFEVFGMGQHIAIDASLAILAALHETPLKDIRENLLNFKGIKKRFDILGADKNFILIDDYAHHPTEIRATLNSVFEYAKLLGISNVTAIFQPHRYTRLSTNLEGFKECFKGVDELVILPVYAAGEKPIEVDMKGAFSEYSPIFTDKVERVGEAIEFTDEFGVKNRLSDGIVVGFGAGDISVQLRGGY; encoded by the coding sequence ATGAAAAAAGTGCATTTTATCGGTATCGGCGGTATCGGCATCTCTGCGATCGCGAGGTTTTTGTTTGAAAAAGGCCACAAGATAAGCGGCAGCGACATCAAAGAGAGCAAAATCACACAGGAGCTAAAAGAGCAGGGCATGGACGTCATCACGCCTCACTGCAAAGAAGCCATAAAAGATCAAGATTTCGTCGTTTATTCGGCTGCGATCAAGGACGATAACGTCGAGCTCGTAGAGGCTAGGAAAAAGGGCATAAAATGCTTTTCAAGAAAGGAAATTTTGCCATACGTGCTTGAAGACAAGCGCGTATTTGCCGTAGCCGGAGCGCATGGCAAGAGCACCACGAGCGCGATGCTAAGCAGTCTCATCGAAGGCTCGGTGATAATCGGCGCCATCTCAAAGCAGTTTGGCTCGAATATGCGCTACGCACAAAGCGACAATGTCGTCTTTGAGGCCGACGAGAGCGACTCTAGCTTTTTAAACTCAAACCCTTATCTAGCCGTCGTGACAAACGCCGAGCCCGAGCACATGGAGCATTATGACTATGATCTGGCTAAATTTTACGCAGCTTACAAGGGCTTTTTAGAGCGAGCTAAAGTGCGCGTGATAAACGCCGAGGACGAGTTTTTGAGCACTTTAAAGCTTGATGCGATACGCCTTTTCCCAAGCAGCGATATCACTGAGCTTGCGATGGTCGTGCGCGATTATCAGCCATACACTAGCTTCAACCTCAAAAATTTAGGCAAATTCGAGGTCTTTGGCATGGGTCAGCACATCGCTATCGATGCCTCGCTCGCGATCCTGGCGGCACTTCACGAGACGCCGTTAAAGGATATCAGAGAGAATTTACTAAATTTCAAAGGGATAAAAAAGCGCTTTGATATCCTAGGTGCGGATAAAAATTTCATTTTGATAGATGACTACGCGCACCATCCTACCGAGATAAGAGCGACGCTAAATTCAGTCTTTGAATACGCAAAGCTACTTGGTATCTCAAACGTGACGGCTATCTTTCAACCTCACCGCTACACTCGCTTGAGCACGAATTTAGAGGGCTTTAAAGAGTGCTTTAAAGGAGTGGACGAGCTAGTGATCCTGCCAGTTTATGCGGCCGGCGAGAAGCCGATAGAGGTCGATATGAAGGGCGCATTTAGTGAGTACAGCCCGATCTTTACCGATAAGGTCGAGCGTGTGGGCGAAGCGATAGAATTTACCGACGAATTTGGCGTGAAAAATCGCTTGAGTGACGGCATCGTGGTCGGCTTTGGCGCTGGCGATATCAGCGTGCAGCTACGTGGAGGTTATTAG